The following are from one region of the Silene latifolia isolate original U9 population chromosome 9, ASM4854445v1, whole genome shotgun sequence genome:
- the LOC141602065 gene encoding uncharacterized protein LOC141602065 yields the protein MAPPRKAVDNAILQALTQILQNQQNQPVPAPLPSPPPEDPVALTEWFRELEKSFALYEVREGDKVKLASHFLVKEADRWWSMTGPTSILEPGFGWDRFKDLVETRFYPKELKQQRLKEFMELKQGNLSVQAFTDKFNELSHYATRLVKSEDEKAFFYLEKLTPKLKSMIRRDSTSFVSIYDDALWAESTLRAIDEEAHTTSTTSTSLGKRPFYPTSRPYVVPSRPYVSPSTPSYPNKRRFVPSGQANQGDRNLSPSNNKGLKDRVCYQCKKPAHPGVGCFDRDRPIICFSCNKPGHKANVCPAKKTVVATTPAIPERPRGRIFLMSRAEAEAHPDIVTGTFLIFEVPCLVLFDTGASLSFISMKLSDKLPLQSSLGESTDISLPSGDIFSCSNIYSNVPISISGSIFPANLFRFPLEEFDVILGLDWLFTYHARFECRDQKIILKSPLGTRVSYQGVRK from the exons atggctcctcCAAGAAAAGCTGTAGATAATGCAATCCTACAAGCTCTCACTCAGATTCTTCAGAATCAACAAAATCAGCCTGTTCCTGCTCCTCTTCCTTCCCCGCCTCCAGAAG ATCCAGTGGCACTCACTGAATGGTTCCGTGAATTGGAGAAGAGTTTTGCCTTGTATGAAGTTCGTGAAGGAGACAAGGTGAAATTGGCTTCTCATTTTCTTGTGAAAGAAGCGGATAGATGGTGGTCTATGACTGGTCCTACTTCTATTCTTGAGCCTGGCTTTGGTTGGGATCGCTTTAAGGATCTAGTTGAAACTAGATTCTAtccaaaagagctgaaacaacaaAGACTTAAAGAGTTCATGGAATTGAAGCAGGGAAATCTTTCTGTTCAAGCCTTTACCGACAAATTCAATGAACTTTCTCACTATGCCACAAGACTTGTCAAAAGTGAAGACGAAAAagctttcttttatcttgaaaagcttaCTCCAAAGCTTAAGAGTATGATTCGTAGAGATTCTACATCCTTTGTCTCGATCTATGATGATGCCTTATGGGCTGAGAGTACTTTACGGGCTATCGATGAAGAGGCTCATACTACTAGTACTACTAGTACTTCTCTTGGCAAGAGGCCATTCTATCCTACTTCTAGGCCTTACGTTGTTCCTTCTAGGCCTTATGTTTCTCCTTCTACCCCTTCTTATCCTAACAAGAGAAGGTTTGTTCCGAGTGGTCAAGCAAATCAAGGTGATCGTAATCTATCTCCTAGCAACAACAAAGGTCTTAAGGATCGTGTATGCTACCAATGTAAGAAGCCAGCACATCCCGGAGTCGGTTGCTTTGATAGGGATAGGCCTATTATATGTTTCTCCTGCAACAAGCCTGGACATAAGGCTAATGTATGTCCTGCGAAGAAGACTGTTGTTGCTACTACACCTGCTATTCCTGAGAGACCGAGAGGTCGTATTTTCTTGATGAGCCGTGCTGAGGCTGAGGCACACCCAGATATAGTCACTGGTACGTTCTTAATATTTGAAGTTCCTTGTTTAGTTTTATTCGATACCGGTGCTTCTTTGTCATTTATATCGATGAAACTCTCCGACAAATTACCTCTTCAATCTTCACTTGGTGAAAGCACTGATATATCTTTACCTTCCGGTGACATCTTTTCTTGTTCTAATATCTATTCCAATGTTCCTATATCAATATCGGGATCTATTTTTCCGGCTAATCTCTTTCGATTCccacttgaagaatttgatgttaTTCTGGGCTTGGATTGGTTAtttacttatcatgctcgattcgAATGCCGAGATCAAAAGATTATTCTTAAAAGTCCTTTGGGTACTCGCGTATCTTATCAAGGAGTTAGAAAGTAA